One Falsarthrobacter nasiphocae DNA segment encodes these proteins:
- a CDS encoding RelA/SpoT family protein has translation MANGVTPSPRERRPSVLSPLARLAGRAPSPTPILDPLLRQIKATSPKADLEPIRRAYAVAERLHEGQKRRSGDPYITHPVAVASILAQMGFTGTTLQAALLHDTVEDTDYSLEELTAEFSAEVAMLVDGVTKLDKVTYGDATQAETVRKMVIAMSSDIRVLIIKLADRLHNARTWRYVSSESAAKKARETLEIFAPLAHRLGMNTVKWELEDLSFAVLYPKRYEEIVRLVGQRTPEREKYLAQVREAILADLHEARIRCTVTGRPKHYYSVYQKMIVRGKEFDEIHDLTGIRILVDSVRDCYATLGIIHNEWSPMPGRFKDYIASPKFNLYQSLHTSVIGPGGRPVEFQIRTHEMHRRAEYGIAAHWKYKQQPNATSAQGTEDMRWLKSLMDWQQETRDASEFLESLRYEMNAAEVYVFTPKGDIQALPAGSTPVDFAYTVHTDVGHRTIGARVNGRLMPLSTELKNGDWVEIVTSKAADAGPSRDWLSFVKSGRAKSKIRHWFSRERREESIEAGRDSLTRALRKRNLPIQKFLTQDKLQTIAESMGLGDINSLFAAIGEGTSSPQSVIQSLESNFGETDLEVREPITITAPRKGRAVDGAVAVQGDADVWIKLAKCCTPVPPDPILGFVTRGKGVSIHRRDCTNAESLLAQEDRLVPVAWTETSVGVFLVEIQVEALDRKNLLSDVTRVLSDHRVNILAASVQTSEDRIARSRFSFEMTDPRYLDHVLSAVRRIDGVYDVYRMSGNRRQG, from the coding sequence ATGGCGAATGGTGTGACCCCGAGCCCCAGGGAGCGGCGGCCCTCCGTCCTGTCTCCGCTCGCGCGTCTCGCCGGACGCGCGCCCAGCCCCACGCCCATCCTCGACCCGCTCCTGCGGCAGATCAAGGCGACAAGCCCCAAAGCCGACCTGGAGCCGATCCGTCGTGCCTACGCTGTCGCCGAGCGGCTCCACGAGGGGCAGAAGCGCCGTTCCGGGGACCCGTACATCACCCATCCCGTGGCCGTCGCCTCGATCCTCGCTCAGATGGGCTTCACCGGCACGACGCTCCAGGCGGCCCTGCTCCACGACACCGTCGAGGACACCGACTATTCGCTCGAGGAGCTGACCGCCGAGTTCTCCGCCGAGGTCGCGATGCTCGTGGACGGGGTCACGAAGCTCGACAAGGTCACCTATGGGGACGCGACACAGGCCGAGACGGTCCGGAAGATGGTCATCGCGATGTCGAGCGACATCCGCGTTCTCATCATCAAGCTCGCCGACCGGCTCCACAACGCCCGCACGTGGCGCTATGTGTCCTCGGAGTCCGCTGCGAAGAAGGCCCGAGAGACGCTCGAGATCTTCGCGCCCCTGGCGCACCGACTCGGCATGAACACCGTCAAGTGGGAGCTCGAGGACCTGTCCTTCGCCGTCCTGTACCCCAAGCGGTACGAGGAGATCGTCCGACTCGTTGGCCAGCGGACCCCGGAACGGGAGAAGTACCTGGCTCAGGTGAGGGAGGCGATCCTCGCCGACCTCCACGAGGCCCGCATCCGCTGCACCGTGACGGGCCGCCCGAAGCACTACTACTCCGTCTATCAGAAGATGATCGTCCGAGGGAAGGAGTTCGATGAGATCCACGACCTCACGGGCATCCGGATCCTCGTGGACTCGGTGCGGGACTGCTACGCGACCCTGGGGATCATCCACAACGAGTGGTCGCCGATGCCGGGCCGTTTCAAGGACTACATCGCGAGCCCCAAGTTCAACCTGTACCAGTCCCTGCACACCTCGGTGATCGGGCCGGGCGGACGGCCCGTCGAGTTCCAGATCCGCACCCACGAGATGCATCGCCGCGCCGAGTACGGCATCGCAGCGCACTGGAAGTACAAGCAGCAGCCCAATGCGACCTCCGCACAGGGCACGGAGGACATGCGCTGGCTGAAGTCCCTCATGGACTGGCAGCAGGAGACGCGGGACGCGAGCGAGTTCCTCGAGTCCCTGCGGTACGAGATGAACGCGGCGGAGGTCTACGTGTTCACGCCGAAGGGCGACATCCAGGCCCTCCCGGCCGGCTCGACGCCCGTCGACTTCGCGTACACGGTCCACACGGACGTGGGCCACCGGACCATCGGCGCGCGGGTCAACGGCCGGCTCATGCCCCTCTCGACGGAGCTCAAGAACGGCGACTGGGTCGAGATCGTCACCTCGAAGGCTGCGGACGCCGGTCCCAGCCGTGACTGGCTCAGCTTCGTCAAGTCCGGCCGTGCCAAGTCGAAGATCCGTCACTGGTTCAGCCGGGAGCGCCGCGAGGAGTCCATTGAGGCAGGCCGGGACTCGCTGACACGGGCGCTGCGCAAGCGGAACCTGCCCATCCAGAAGTTCCTCACCCAGGACAAGCTTCAGACCATTGCGGAGAGCATGGGCCTCGGGGACATCAACTCCCTCTTCGCGGCGATCGGGGAGGGCACCAGCTCACCGCAGTCCGTCATTCAGTCCCTTGAGAGCAACTTCGGGGAGACGGACCTCGAGGTCCGCGAGCCCATTACGATCACGGCTCCCCGCAAGGGCCGGGCGGTCGACGGCGCTGTCGCGGTCCAGGGCGACGCCGACGTCTGGATCAAGCTGGCCAAGTGCTGCACCCCGGTCCCGCCAGATCCCATCCTCGGATTTGTGACTCGGGGCAAGGGCGTGTCCATCCATAGGCGAGACTGCACGAACGCCGAGTCTCTCCTGGCGCAGGAGGACCGCCTCGTGCCCGTGGCATGGACGGAGACGAGCGTGGGCGTCTTCCTCGTGGAGATCCAGGTGGAGGCGCTCGACCGCAAGAACCTGCTGTCCGACGTCACCCGTGTTCTGAGCGACCACCGCGTCAACATCCTCGCCGCGTCCGTCCAGACGAGCGAGGACCGCATTGCCCGCTCGCGATTCTCCTTCGAGATGACGGACCCCCGCTACCTCGACCACGTCCTCTCTGCGGTTCGGCGGATCGACGGCGTGTACGACGTCTACCGCATGTCCGGCAACCGGCGACAGGGCTAG
- the secD gene encoding protein translocase subunit SecD: MRPRRSRPWASLTVLLLLTALAFGVMGMLAGQGKQAFAPKLALDLEGGTQMILSPKTTGNQPVSEEQLNQAVEIIRQRVDGAGVSEAEITTQNGRNVVVSMPDTPSAKTRQLIQASADMEFRPVLEIGAPAKAAKPTPDSAIKAPTAKPKDASDPNWITKDVRKAFEALDCTKPPTPGQQKNAPGDKPMVACQYEGSQSLKYILGPVEVPGTMIQTASAGQVQGSGGVQTGQWAVNIEFNKEGTEIFRKVTERLTKLNTSDRGQFAIVLDGSIVSAPMSRAVITDGRPQITGNFTEDSAKALAEQLRYGALPISFSIESEQQISATLGQEQLKMGIIAGLIGLALVAVYSAFQYRVLSLVTLGSLIVAGVLTYVAIAILGVTANYRLSLAGVAGVIVAIGLTADSFIVYFERIRDELREGRTLSAAVELGWARAKRTILASKAVNLLAAVVLFIAAVGSVRGFAFTLGLTAVADLIVVFLFTHPVLELLSRTRFFAEGHPASGLDPRALGAVPLYRGAGRVRTPEDTGPRSPRGTETDDDETAGLTIAERRAAARARARQAEEGGK; encoded by the coding sequence ATGCGTCCGCGGCGCAGCCGCCCCTGGGCAAGCCTGACCGTCCTGCTCCTGCTCACGGCCCTCGCGTTCGGCGTCATGGGCATGCTGGCGGGCCAGGGCAAGCAGGCGTTCGCGCCGAAGCTCGCCCTCGACCTCGAGGGCGGCACCCAGATGATTCTGTCCCCGAAGACCACAGGCAACCAGCCTGTCTCGGAGGAGCAGCTCAACCAGGCCGTCGAGATCATCCGCCAGCGCGTGGACGGCGCGGGCGTCTCCGAAGCCGAGATCACGACGCAGAACGGCCGCAACGTCGTCGTCAGCATGCCTGACACTCCGAGTGCCAAGACGCGCCAGCTCATCCAGGCGTCAGCGGACATGGAGTTCCGCCCCGTCCTGGAGATCGGCGCGCCGGCCAAGGCCGCCAAGCCGACGCCCGACTCCGCGATCAAGGCCCCCACAGCCAAGCCCAAGGACGCCTCTGATCCCAACTGGATCACGAAGGACGTCCGCAAGGCGTTCGAGGCGCTGGACTGCACCAAGCCCCCAACCCCCGGACAGCAGAAGAACGCGCCCGGAGACAAGCCCATGGTGGCGTGCCAGTACGAGGGCAGCCAGTCCCTGAAGTACATCCTCGGCCCGGTCGAGGTTCCCGGCACGATGATCCAGACCGCCTCCGCAGGCCAGGTCCAGGGCTCCGGCGGCGTCCAGACTGGACAGTGGGCTGTGAACATCGAGTTCAACAAAGAGGGCACGGAGATCTTCCGCAAGGTCACCGAGCGCCTGACGAAGCTCAATACCTCGGACCGAGGCCAGTTCGCCATCGTTCTCGACGGCTCCATCGTCTCCGCCCCGATGTCCCGCGCGGTCATCACGGACGGACGCCCGCAGATCACGGGCAACTTCACGGAGGACTCCGCGAAGGCCCTGGCCGAGCAGCTGCGCTACGGCGCCCTGCCGATCAGCTTCTCCATCGAGTCCGAGCAGCAGATCTCGGCCACGCTCGGCCAGGAGCAGCTCAAGATGGGCATCATCGCGGGCCTCATCGGCCTCGCCCTCGTGGCCGTCTACTCGGCCTTCCAGTACCGGGTGCTCTCTCTGGTGACGCTCGGCTCGCTCATCGTCGCAGGCGTCCTGACCTACGTGGCCATCGCCATCCTCGGCGTCACGGCGAACTACCGCCTGTCCCTGGCGGGCGTGGCGGGCGTCATCGTGGCCATCGGCCTCACGGCGGACTCGTTCATCGTGTACTTCGAGCGCATCCGCGACGAGCTACGCGAGGGACGCACGCTCAGCGCCGCCGTGGAGCTTGGATGGGCCCGCGCCAAGCGGACGATCCTCGCCTCGAAGGCCGTGAACCTCCTGGCCGCCGTGGTCCTCTTCATCGCTGCGGTCGGCAGCGTTCGGGGATTCGCCTTCACGCTCGGCCTCACGGCGGTCGCCGACCTCATCGTCGTCTTCCTCTTCACGCACCCCGTGCTTGAGCTCCTCTCGAGGACTCGCTTCTTCGCGGAGGGCCACCCGGCGTCGGGACTCGACCCCCGGGCCTTGGGCGCCGTGCCCCTCTACCGAGGGGCGGGGCGCGTGCGCACGCCGGAAGACACCGGCCCGCGCTCGCCTCGAGGGACGGAAACGGACGACGACGAAACCGCCGGACTGACCATCGCCGAGCGCCGGGCCGCCGCCCGTGCGCGGGCGCGCCAGGCTGAGGAGGGAGGCAAGTGA
- a CDS encoding DUF349 domain-containing protein — translation MDQNSDDQTTQEPQDGTQSEAPAQPAPAEGPAIVPAPEAPVRIDAVATDLDEARRFGRVDDEGHVFVVVGESEYAVGQYPGTDKDEALAYFVKKYDDVVNQVALLEARIASGNVPGNLTKTLQQISLSIADHRFVGDLEALAARIEALRENAAEAQAKAKERAAARAAESLTAREAVVAEAEEISAQDPRRIQWKQSSARMAELFEEWQRLQKAGPRQSKSVEEGLWKRFRGARAAFEKNRRSHFSQLDAEHAEAKAAKEKLIQKAEELSSSTDWGVTAGKYRDLMTEWKSAKRASRKDDDALWARFRAAQDVFFNARQAANDEIDASYRDNLTVKEGLLKRAEALLPVKDLAAAKREFAIIRDEWESAGKVPRKDMGRMDGGLRRVEDAIRAAEREEWDRTNPEVQARANSALSQLDESLAKLERALERAKASGDARKIAAAEDELEKKRALAALFKNAQR, via the coding sequence GTGGACCAGAATTCCGACGACCAGACGACGCAGGAACCTCAGGACGGAACCCAGTCCGAGGCGCCGGCACAGCCCGCGCCCGCAGAGGGCCCGGCCATCGTTCCCGCCCCCGAGGCGCCCGTGCGGATTGACGCCGTGGCCACTGACCTCGATGAGGCCCGCCGCTTCGGCCGGGTCGACGACGAAGGGCACGTCTTCGTCGTCGTCGGCGAGAGCGAGTACGCCGTGGGGCAGTACCCCGGCACCGACAAGGACGAAGCGCTCGCCTACTTCGTCAAGAAGTACGACGACGTCGTCAACCAGGTCGCCCTTCTTGAGGCCCGCATCGCCAGCGGCAACGTCCCCGGCAACCTGACGAAGACGCTCCAGCAGATCTCGCTCAGCATTGCCGACCACCGCTTTGTGGGCGACCTCGAAGCGCTCGCTGCCCGGATCGAGGCGCTCCGCGAGAACGCGGCCGAGGCACAGGCGAAGGCCAAGGAGCGCGCCGCAGCCCGCGCCGCAGAATCCCTGACGGCCCGCGAGGCCGTCGTGGCCGAGGCCGAGGAGATCTCGGCTCAGGACCCCCGCCGCATCCAGTGGAAGCAGTCCTCCGCCCGCATGGCGGAGCTCTTCGAGGAGTGGCAGCGCCTTCAGAAGGCGGGCCCGCGGCAGTCGAAGTCCGTCGAGGAGGGGCTGTGGAAGCGCTTCCGCGGCGCCCGCGCAGCCTTCGAGAAGAACCGCCGCTCCCACTTCAGCCAGCTCGATGCCGAGCACGCCGAGGCCAAGGCCGCCAAGGAGAAGCTCATCCAGAAGGCGGAGGAGCTCTCCTCGTCCACGGACTGGGGCGTGACAGCCGGCAAGTACCGCGACCTCATGACCGAGTGGAAGTCCGCCAAGCGCGCCTCCCGCAAGGACGACGACGCTCTCTGGGCCCGCTTCCGCGCCGCGCAGGACGTGTTCTTCAACGCCCGTCAGGCGGCCAACGACGAGATCGACGCGAGCTACCGCGACAACCTCACCGTCAAGGAGGGTCTCCTCAAGCGCGCCGAGGCCCTCCTCCCGGTCAAGGACCTCGCGGCGGCCAAGCGAGAATTCGCCATCATCCGGGACGAGTGGGAGTCCGCCGGCAAGGTGCCGCGCAAGGACATGGGCCGCATGGACGGCGGCCTGCGCCGAGTCGAGGACGCCATTCGCGCTGCAGAGCGCGAGGAGTGGGACCGCACCAACCCCGAGGTCCAGGCCCGCGCGAACTCGGCCCTGAGCCAGCTCGACGAGTCCCTGGCCAAGCTGGAGCGGGCCCTCGAGCGCGCCAAGGCGAGCGGAGACGCGCGCAAGATCGCTGCCGCCGAGGACGAGCTCGAGAAGAAGCGCGCTCTCGCCGCCCTCTTCAAGAACGCGCAGCGCTAG
- the secF gene encoding protein translocase subunit SecF: MKRLADWGNALYSGEKSYDFVGKKKLWFAITGVLVLLSILVPVIRGGFNLGIDFRGGSEFTVSQTNHTDIKPGENAVHAVVPQSEPHVTNIAAGTVRVQTERLTDEQTLEVKRRLTEAYGVGEDKVTSTFVGPTWGKDVSQRALVGFVMFVVLVTLLMALYFRTWKMSIAAIAGLFVVLIITGGVYAATGFEVTPSAVIGFLTILSYSLYDTVVVFDKIRENTRAGKGRRRFADSVNLAINQTLVRSINTSVVAVLPVGAILFIGAFLLGAGTLKDLSLALFVGIIVATLATIYVQAPLYAALRENERGIDDGVPADADRGVLSSDGVDDPGAAHENAAMDAAAEKAAEPDERGSIADSRPERG; this comes from the coding sequence ATGAAGCGTCTCGCTGATTGGGGCAACGCCCTCTATTCGGGAGAGAAGTCCTACGACTTCGTGGGGAAGAAGAAGCTGTGGTTCGCCATCACCGGCGTCCTCGTTCTCCTCTCCATCCTCGTTCCGGTGATCCGGGGCGGGTTCAACCTCGGCATCGACTTCCGCGGCGGATCCGAGTTCACGGTCTCCCAGACCAACCACACGGACATCAAACCGGGTGAGAACGCGGTCCATGCCGTGGTCCCGCAGTCGGAGCCGCACGTCACGAACATCGCCGCGGGCACCGTCCGCGTCCAGACGGAGCGCCTGACGGACGAGCAGACCCTTGAGGTCAAGCGCCGCCTGACGGAGGCCTACGGCGTCGGCGAAGACAAGGTGACGAGCACGTTCGTCGGCCCCACGTGGGGCAAGGATGTCTCGCAGCGGGCGCTGGTCGGGTTCGTCATGTTCGTGGTCCTCGTGACGCTGCTCATGGCGCTGTACTTCCGCACGTGGAAGATGTCCATCGCGGCCATCGCCGGGCTGTTCGTCGTCCTCATCATCACGGGTGGGGTCTATGCGGCCACGGGGTTCGAGGTCACCCCGAGCGCGGTGATTGGCTTCTTGACGATCCTCAGCTATTCCCTCTACGACACTGTCGTGGTCTTCGACAAGATCCGGGAGAACACGCGCGCAGGCAAGGGCCGGCGCCGGTTTGCCGACTCCGTCAACCTGGCCATCAACCAGACGCTGGTTCGCTCCATCAACACCTCCGTCGTGGCCGTGCTGCCAGTGGGCGCGATCCTCTTCATCGGCGCGTTCCTTCTGGGGGCCGGCACGCTGAAGGACCTCTCGCTCGCGCTGTTCGTGGGCATCATTGTGGCCACGCTGGCCACGATCTACGTCCAGGCGCCCCTCTACGCGGCGCTGCGTGAGAACGAGCGGGGGATCGATGACGGCGTTCCCGCCGACGCCGACCGGGGCGTGCTGTCCTCGGACGGCGTCGACGACCCGGGGGCGGCCCACGAGAACGCGGCCATGGACGCGGCCGCAGAGAAGGCAGCTGAGCCTGACGAGCGCGGCTCCATCGCCGACTCCCGTCCGGAGCGCGGCTAG
- the aspS gene encoding aspartate--tRNA ligase yields the protein MLRTHDLGALTAADIGERVTLAGWVSRRRDHGGVAFVDLRDSTGVSQVVIRDEADFAHLRNEFVLQVEGTVERRPEGNENPALPSGEIEVVAERVVVLNKAAALPFQVDEHVEVGEEARLKHRYLDLRRPNMSRNIRLRSQVNKAAREVLEAEDFVEIETPTLTLSTPGGARDFIVPSRLSPGNWYGLPQSPQLFKQLLQVGGFEKYYQIARCYRDEDFRADRQPEFTQLDIEASFVEQEDVIALAERILVNVWKTIGVEIETPFQRLTYAEAMDKYGSDKPDLRFGLELTEMTGYFKDTTFRVFQADYTGAVVMPGGASQPRRTLDGWQEFAKQRGHKGLAYVLIQEDGQLTGPVAKNLSDAEKDGLAAFVGAEPGDCVFFAAGERDAARELLGAARVEIARRTGLIKEGEYAFAWVVDFPMFESAAAATAAGDVAVGQGAWTALHHAFTSPKPELLGTFHEDPQNALAQAYDVVCNGSEIGGGSIRIHDREVQQRVFEVMGLSEEDQQRNFGFLLEGFKYGAPPHGGIAFGWDRIMSILVGSESIRDVIAFPKAGAFDPLTGAPAAITAQQRKEAGIDAKPQGAKADAKRADGAEGDAAEAALPQTAEGAKA from the coding sequence GTGCTGCGTACGCACGACCTCGGCGCCCTGACGGCCGCTGACATCGGAGAACGAGTGACACTGGCCGGATGGGTCTCGCGCCGGCGAGACCATGGCGGGGTGGCCTTCGTGGACCTCCGTGACTCCACCGGGGTCTCCCAGGTGGTCATCCGGGACGAGGCCGATTTCGCGCACTTGCGCAACGAGTTCGTGCTGCAGGTCGAGGGGACGGTCGAGCGACGCCCCGAGGGCAACGAGAACCCGGCCCTCCCGTCCGGCGAGATCGAGGTTGTCGCCGAGCGCGTCGTCGTGCTCAACAAGGCCGCAGCGCTGCCGTTCCAGGTGGACGAGCACGTCGAGGTGGGCGAAGAGGCTCGCCTGAAGCACCGCTACCTCGACCTCCGCCGCCCGAACATGAGCCGGAACATCCGCCTCCGCAGCCAGGTGAACAAGGCGGCGCGCGAGGTCCTCGAGGCCGAGGACTTCGTCGAGATCGAGACGCCGACGCTCACGCTCTCCACGCCGGGTGGAGCGCGAGACTTCATCGTGCCCTCCCGCCTGTCTCCGGGCAACTGGTACGGCCTGCCGCAGAGCCCGCAGCTCTTCAAGCAGCTCCTCCAGGTCGGCGGCTTCGAGAAGTACTACCAGATCGCCCGCTGCTACCGCGACGAGGACTTCCGCGCGGACCGCCAGCCGGAGTTCACGCAGCTCGACATCGAGGCGAGCTTCGTCGAGCAGGAGGACGTCATCGCCCTCGCTGAGCGCATTCTCGTCAACGTCTGGAAGACCATCGGCGTGGAGATCGAGACGCCCTTCCAGCGCCTCACGTACGCCGAGGCCATGGACAAGTACGGCTCTGACAAGCCGGACCTGCGCTTCGGTCTCGAGCTCACCGAGATGACCGGCTACTTCAAGGACACGACCTTCCGCGTGTTCCAGGCGGACTACACGGGTGCCGTCGTCATGCCTGGCGGGGCGTCGCAGCCGCGCCGCACCCTCGACGGGTGGCAGGAGTTCGCGAAGCAGCGCGGGCACAAGGGCCTCGCCTATGTCCTCATCCAGGAGGACGGCCAGCTGACGGGCCCCGTCGCCAAGAACCTCTCCGATGCGGAGAAGGACGGCCTCGCCGCCTTCGTCGGCGCCGAGCCCGGTGACTGTGTCTTCTTCGCCGCAGGCGAGCGCGACGCGGCTCGGGAGCTCCTCGGAGCGGCCCGCGTTGAGATCGCGCGGCGCACCGGACTCATCAAGGAGGGCGAGTACGCCTTCGCCTGGGTCGTTGACTTCCCGATGTTCGAGTCCGCGGCGGCCGCGACCGCCGCAGGCGACGTCGCCGTCGGACAGGGCGCCTGGACCGCCCTCCACCACGCCTTCACCTCGCCGAAGCCCGAGCTGCTGGGCACGTTCCATGAGGATCCGCAGAACGCGCTGGCCCAGGCCTACGACGTGGTCTGCAACGGCAGCGAGATCGGAGGCGGTTCGATCCGTATCCACGACCGCGAGGTTCAGCAGCGCGTCTTCGAGGTCATGGGGCTGAGCGAGGAGGACCAGCAGCGCAACTTCGGCTTCCTCCTCGAGGGCTTCAAGTACGGTGCGCCCCCGCACGGTGGAATTGCCTTCGGCTGGGACCGCATCATGTCCATCCTCGTGGGCTCGGAGTCCATCCGCGACGTCATCGCCTTCCCGAAGGCCGGCGCGTTCGATCCGCTCACCGGCGCTCCCGCAGCCATCACCGCGCAGCAGCGCAAGGAGGCGGGGATCGACGCGAAGCCGCAGGGTGCCAAGGCCGACGCCAAGCGCGCTGACGGTGCCGAGGGCGACGCCGCCGAGGCCGCGCTCCCGCAGACCGCCGAGGGCGCCAAGGCATAG